A stretch of Deinococcus aquiradiocola DNA encodes these proteins:
- a CDS encoding V-type ATP synthase subunit D → MAEQISPTRSAMLASKASLKTASSGADLLKRKRDALIGEFFALVKDALAAREELSGVSKGAYVSLFGAKSWDSPEAVESLSLAQGGEYSIDMQIESIYGVKVPKIAIPEQTRAEFSPINVGSRTIQAASDFQGVMGALVKVAATETKLRRIGEEIKKTSRRVNALEQVVIPGIQADIRFIRGVLDQREREESFRLKKIKAKLEGEAEKEKKERQNAQAGLHGSAAD, encoded by the coding sequence ATGGCAGAACAGATCAGCCCCACCCGCAGCGCCATGCTGGCGAGCAAAGCCAGCCTCAAGACCGCCAGCAGCGGCGCGGACCTCCTCAAGCGCAAACGTGACGCCCTCATCGGCGAGTTCTTCGCGCTCGTCAAGGACGCCCTCGCCGCCCGCGAGGAACTCAGCGGCGTGAGCAAGGGCGCGTACGTGTCCCTGTTCGGCGCGAAGTCCTGGGACAGCCCCGAAGCGGTCGAGAGCCTCTCGCTCGCCCAGGGCGGCGAGTACAGCATCGACATGCAGATCGAGAGCATCTACGGCGTCAAGGTCCCCAAGATCGCGATTCCCGAGCAGACGCGCGCGGAATTCAGCCCGATCAACGTCGGGTCCCGCACCATCCAGGCCGCCTCGGACTTCCAGGGCGTCATGGGCGCCCTGGTCAAGGTCGCCGCGACCGAAACGAAACTGCGCCGCATCGGCGAGGAGATCAAGAAGACCTCCCGCCGCGTGAACGCGCTCGAACAGGTCGTCATTCCCGGCATTCAGGCCGACATCCGCTTCATTCGCGGCGTGCTCGACCAGCGTGAACGCGAGGAAAGCTTCCGACTCAAGAAGATCAAGGCCAAGCTGGAAGGCGAAGCCGAGAAGGAAAAGAAGGAACGCCAGAACGCCCAGGCGGGCCTGCACGGCAGCGCCGCAGACTGA